Below is a genomic region from Pseudomonadota bacterium.
TCGTCGCCGAAAACAAAAATCTGCGCAGGGAGCTGTCTGCGCTCAAGAGCCGCCACATCGTGGGCTCCTCGGCCGCCCTGCGCAAGGCGCTCGAGATCGCCGAGCAGGCTGCACCGTCGTTGGCCACCGTGCTCGTGCTCGGGGAGAGCGGCACGGGCAAGGAGCTGCTCGCGCGCCACATCCACGAGCACGGGGGACGCCCGGGGCCGTTCGTGGGGGTCAACCTGGCGGCCTTGCCCGAGAGCATCGTGGAGTCGGAGCTCTTCGGCCACGAACGGGGTGCCTTCACGGGGGCCGTAGCGCGGCGTGAGGGTCGTATCGCCCAGGCCCACGGCGGCACGCTGTTCCTCGACGAAATCGGAGAGCTTTCGGCCAAGGTGCAGGTCAAGCTGCTGCGCGTGCTTCAGGAGGGCGAATACGAGCCGCTCGGAGGAAGCACGCGCAAGAGCGACTTTCGTTTGATCGCCGCCACCAACCGCAACCTCAGCGGCGAGGTGCGCGCGGGCCGTTTTCGCGAGGACCTGTACTACCGCTTGAACGTCATCGCGGTTACCTGCCCGAGCCTGGTGGAGCGGCGCGACGACATACCCCTGTTGGTGGACCACTTCCTCGAGCGCTACTGCCGCAAAAACCAGCGTGCTCCGATGAGCGTAGCGCGGGAAGCCCTGGACCTGCTGGCCGCGCACTCCTGGCCGGGCAACGTGCGGGAGCTCGAAAACGTGATCGAACGTGCGGTCGTGCTGTGCAAGAGCTCCAGCATCGGACCCGAGGATCTTCCCGACCCGATCGCCAACTCGGAGCGGCGCGGCCGCGACCTGGTGTTCTCGATCGGTACCCCCCTGGGCGAGATCGAACGCCACGTCATCCGGGCCACGCTCGATCACACACGAGGGGACAAGCGCCTGGCGGCCCAACTGCTGGGCATCGCAACCCGCACCATCTACCGGCGCCTCGAAGCCGAGCGCGAAGAGCGTGTCCTCGAGCCCGATTAGCCCGTTCCTGTCCAGTCGCGGCGCCAGCTTGGCTGGATCGTGCAGCCAGGCGACGGGAGTGATGGGCAGGGTTCGGTGTTGGGGCCTGGAGCCAACACCAGAGCTAACGGGGTAGCCGGCGGTAGCGATCCAGCAGTTCGCTCTGGCGCGAGCGCAGGCTGACCTGCTTGCCGCGGATCCACATGCGCTCGGCTCGGGTGCCGAGCTCGAAGGGGTCGCCGCTCCAGAGCACCAGGTTCGCGAGGGCGCCGGGACGCACGCTGCCGATCTCGTGGGCCAGGCCAAAGGCCTCGGCCGGCTCGACCGTGAGGGCCCTGAGCGCCGCCTGCCGGTCCAGGCCGTGCGCGATGGCGTTGCCGGCTTCCTGCCTGAGGTTGTGCAGCCCGTGAGCCCCGCGGGTGGTGATGATCACGCGCACGCCTGCTCGCTGCAGCACGGCGGCGTTGTCGAAACGGCTGCCGAGGGCCGCGAAGCTTGAAGGCAGGTTGCTGAGCGGTACCACGATGACGGGCACCTTGGCGTCGGCGATGCGATCGGCCACGCGCCAAGCCTCCTCGGCTCCGGCGAGCACCAGCCGCAGGCGGTAGTCCTTGGCGAGCTCGAGCGCTCGCAGAATATCGCTGGCCCTGGAAACCTGAATCACCACGGGCAGTCGTGCCTGAAGCGCGTCACCCAGCCGGATCAGATCCAGGCGACTGGTGCGCATGGCGCGCAAGCCGCGCCGCTCGTAGGCAGCTCGCTGCCGCTGGTAGAGCCTGGCGTCGTCGAAAGCCTCGCGCAGCCGCATCCAGGCCGACGGGCGCCCGCCACCGCTCTTTTGGGCCGTTGCGTGATCGATGCGCACATGCAGCGCGACGTGGGATCGCACGCTGCCTGCCGGCCTCAGCGATCCGTCCAGGTGCACCCAGGCGCTGGTGCCGCCGACCAGCCCCGCGTGCGGAGTCGCTAGCGCATCGGTCAACCCGCCGCGACGGGCCACGGGGATGAGGGTCGAACGCGGGTTGAAGCCATCCTCGGCGGAAAAGGCGGCCCGGATCGGATCGCCTTCTTCGCCGGCCGCCTGATCGTTCGTCGCCGGCTCCAGGGATACCTCGACGAGCCCGAGCGGATTCTGCGTCGCGATGAAGCCGGCGGTCAGCACCTTGCCGCGCCCATCGATGCGCTCGACGTCCGGCGGCAGCGCGAGGTCGTCGCCGACACCCAGGATCCGCTCGCCGCGGATCAGTACGCTGGCGCCCGGCAGCGGTTGTCCGACTCCGGTGTGAACGGTCGCTCCTACGATGGCCCGCGTGGCCGGCGACTGGCCCAGCGCGCTCGCGTGCAGGCCAAGGACCAAAGCCAGAATCGCCGCACCGTGCCGCGCTGTTTCGCGGGGGTTCATTCGCTTCTCACCCCCAGCCCGAGCTCGAAGTCGCTGGCTTGCGGCTCGACCTGTTTGGCGCGATCGAACAGCAGCTCGCCATCCACAAAGACCAGATCGGCCCGGGCGTACACCGAAAAGGGCGAACCGGACCAGACCACCAGATCGGCCATCTTGCCGACTTCGAGCGAGCCCGTCCGATCGTCGATGCCAAGCGCCCAGGCCGCGTTGCTGGTGATCCAGCGCAGCGCCTGGTCCTCGCTGACGTCGATGCCTGCCGCAAGGCCCGCGTGGCGCGCCTTGGCCGCCTCCTGGTTCAGGCGCTGCACGAGCATCGGGCTGTCCGAGTGCAGCACGCCGCGCGCGCCGGTTTCCGTCAAGAGCGCCAGGTTCTCCACGATGGTGTCGAAAGCCTCCAGCTTGAAGCCCCACCAATCCGCCCAGGTCGCGGTCCCCACGTCTTTTTCCCTGAGCACGTCACGAATCTTGTAGGCCTCCACCGCATGATGAAAGGCGCGGATGCGGAAGCCGAAGCGCTCGGCCAGCTCGATCATGCGCAGCATCTCGTCCGCGCGATAGCAGTGCATCTGCACGTGCACGTGACCTTCGATGACCCCGAGCAGCGTTTCGAGGCCGAAGTCGCGCGGGGGCGGCGCAGGCTCCGGCCCCGGGTCCTGCGGGGGCTTGGTCCCCTTTCGCCCTCTATCCTGCTCGCCCCCTTTTTCGCCCTTCTTCTTGGCACGCTCGAACTTGGCGCGCTTGATCGCCCACAAGCGTTGTCTCTGTTGCCAGTCACTCCAGCTTCGGCCGTACTCGCGCGCCTTCTGGTACGCCGTGCGGTAGCCCGCCACGTTGCCCATGCGCGTCGCAGGCGCTGCCTTTTTCCCCTTGCCGTAGACTCGCTTCGGGTTTTCGCCGCAGGCCATCTTCAGTGTCACCGGCGCTCCCGGAAAGCGCATAGCGTCTGCGCTCCGACCCGGCCTGAGCTTCATGATGGCCCCACGCCCACCGATGAGGTTTGCCGAACCGGGCAATACCTGAATCGTGGTGACGCCGGCCGCCAGGGCTCTGCGCAGCGCGGGATCCTGGGGCCAGAAGGAATCGGCGGCATCGACGTGCGCCGTCACCGGCGCCGTAGCCTCGTTGCCGTCGCGGTGCGCTTCGGCCGCCGGCACGGGGTAGACGCCCATGTGCGAGTGCACGTCGATCAAACCCGGGGTTACGAAGCGGCCCGACGCGTCGATCCGGCGCGCCTCCGGCGCCAGCGTGATCTCACCGGGTGGACCTACCGCCCGAACGCGCCCCTGATGCAGCACCACGATGCCGTCCTCGATGACGCTGCCTGCGGCCGTCATCACCTTGCCGCCTACGATCGCGGTCAAGGGCGAGTCCACCTCGGGCTGCGGCCCACGTTCGAACGACCAGGGCAGCTTGGGCAGCGGTGGATCGGGTTCGGGCTGACTGGGTTTGCCGCACGCCGCCGCGCTTAGCACCAAGGCACCGCAAACAGCGCGTAGCTCGAGGCCGGGCTTCGACACGCAGCGGAGCATAAAGCAGGACCGGGCGAAAGCGAACCGTTGGGGGAGCGCTTGCGGCCTCGAGCTGCCAAATTGGCACAACCCGGGGGCACGGGGTTATCCCGGTTGCCAGCCTGTCGCGCGCGGTCGCGGCCCGATGCACGGGAAGCCGGGGACCGTGGTCGGGAATCATCCGGCCGCATGGCGTGTTCCTCAGGGCCCGCGAAAGAATGACCCGTGCGTTTGGGCGAGGACCGGGCGCCGCTGGCAAGGCGCAACGACGAGGAATATGGGGGATATTTCGAGGAGGAGCAACACAGCCAGCTGTGGTCGGAACCGGCGAAACGCATGAGGTACGCTTTCACGGGCCCTCAACAGGCACGGGATTTGCGAGGTACGCGTGCGGATACGAGCGAGCAGCAGCAAGTGAAACGAAAGGTGCGGAGGAACGCCCCGTGGGCATGGACACGCAGCAGCGGCGCATCGCTGTACTAATCGTGTTGGTGACGCTGGCCTTGTGCGCCGCATTCCTGGCGCAGGGCAGCGCTCATTTGCTGGCACCCGAGCTGCTGCCGCTGCACACAAAGGCCGCGGACCTCAAGCGGCTCGAGCGCACTGCGCCGGCGGTCGAGCGCACCGGCAAGCCCAGAGACGCCAAGGCCATCCTCGCTCGCAACATCTTTGACTCCAAGACGGGTCCACTTTGGCCTCCGCCACTCCCCGAGAGCCCTCCTGAGGAAGCCGGCGCAGGGGAAGAAGAGGACCCCAACACCCCGCAGCAAGCGTGCGACAATACCGTGCGCTTGGTGGCTGCGGTGGTTTCACCGCGGCGGCCCGAGCTGTCGTTCGCGGCGCTGCGCAAGGCTGGCAAGACACAGCTCTACCGCGAAGGGATGGAGATCGACGGCAAGTCCATCGTGTCGATCCATCCTGGCGCGGTGGTGCTGCAGCCCAAGAGCGGCCTGTGCACGCTCAAGCTCTTTGACAAGGACACCAAGCAACAGGGCTACCGGCCCCCGGTCGGCAGGCCTCAACTCCGCCCGCCGTCGCAGCCGAAGCAGCCCGCACGTACCAGCGCACGCAGGCGCGGTGCGATCAGCGATCAGGAACTTCAAGAGGGCATCAGCAAGCGGGGAGAAACACGCTATGCGGTGGCACGCACGCTGGTGGATCGCGTCCTGCAAAACCAGGCCGAGCTCATGCGCACCGCCCGTATCATTCCCCACGAACAGAACGGGCGCGTGGTCGGCGTCAAGCTCTATGGCATTCGCCGCAACAGCCTGCTTGGTCGACTTGGGATTCAAAACGGAGACGTGTTGCGCACGATCAACGGCTATGACATGACGGCGCCGGATTCGGCGCTGGAGGCCTATGCACGCTTGCGCAATGCCTCGAATTTGACGGTGTCGATCACGCGTCGCGGTCAGGCCAAGAACCTGGAGTACCAAGTCCAGTGAACATGGGAAATCCTGTGAGGCTTTGTCAGCTAGCCAGCTTGCTCTGCATTGCCGCCCTGATGGCCGGCCTCGGTCCGGCGGGCGTCGAAGCGCAGCCCCAGCTTCCGAAGCCGCCGAGCGTGCGCCGGCCCACCACCAGGGTCTCGCCGCCGGCAAGCGGCTCCGCCGCGGCGCAGGCTACGAGACCCGAAGCTCCGAAAGCGTTTGGAACCGGCTTGGACTACAAGCCGACGCCGCCTCGCGCCCGGGTAACCTTCAACCTGGAAGACGCCGACCTCACGGACCTCGTACGGCTCGTGTCACAAATCACCGGCCGCCGCTTTATTCTGTCGAGCAAGCTGCGGCAGATAAAGGCCAGTGTGTACGCGCCAACCAAAGTGAGCGCCGCCGAGGTGTACCAGGCGTTCCTTTCGATCCTCGAGCTCAACGGAATGAACGTCGCGCCGGCCGGCCGCTACCTCAAGATCGTCGATTCCAAGGGCATCGAACAACGACCTATCGCGCTGTATCGGGAGGGCTCCACAGTCCCCGTGGGGGATCGGTTCGTGACACACCTCAGGCGGCCCAAGCACATTTCGGCCGACGACGTGCTGCAGCTGCTCGACCGATTCAAGTCGGCGACGGGCAACGTCACCGTGTACGCGCCCACGAATCTGCTTATCCTCACCGATACGGGGAGCAACGTCCGGCGCATGCTGGCGCTGCTCGACGCCATCGACCTGCCGCGCACCGGCGAGCAGATCTGGGTCGAGCCTGTCCATCACGCCGATGCGAGCGAGCTCGCTACACGCTTGCAGGAGATCTTTCCGCCGGCGGATTCCAAGGCTGCGCCCACGGGCCGAACGCCCCAGACGCGCACGCCGCAGCGCGGCCGCGTATCCCGGCGGCCCGGCCAGACCGCAACCAGCATCGGCTCTCAGAAGGGCGAAGCCCGGGTGATCAAGATCCTGGCCGACGAACGCACCAACTCGCTGATCGTGGTGGCGACCGAAGCCGCATACCTGCGCGTGCTCGAAATGCTGCGTCATCTCGACGTGCCGCTCAAGGGCGAAGGGCGCATCCACGTCCACTACCTGCAACACAGCGACTCCGAAGAGATCGCATCCACGCTGTCTCAGCTCGTCGGTGGCGGCCGCGCGCAGCGCAGTACGCGCCGCGGGCGCTCACCCCAACCACCTGGCGCGAGCCAGGGTGGCGTATTCGAGGGCAATATCGCCATCACGGCACACAAGGAAAGCAACGCGCTCGTCATCAGCGCGTCCCTGCACGACTACGCGGCGCTGCAGTCGGTCATCAAGCGGCTCGATATCAAGCGCAGGCAGGTCTTCATCGAAGCCGTTATCATGGAGCTCAATGTACAGCGTTCGCGCGAGCTCGGGCTCAAGTTCCACGGCGGGCTGCCGAACTTGACCGGCGAAGGCTCCCTGGCAGCGCTGTCGGTCAACGGGCTGGCCACCGTGGCGGACGCCGCAAAGGCCGAGGTCCTGAGCGGCCTGGCGGTCGGGGTGCAGGGCAAGCCCATCGACGAAGCGAACCAGCTGCTCGGTATATCGCTGCCGGGTTTTGGTGTCGCCCTGACCGCCATGGCCTCGTCCGGTGACGCAAACATCCTGGCCACGCCGTACTTGATCGCTACCGACAATGTCGAGGCCGAGATCAGCATCGGCCAGAACGTCCCGCTGCAGACTTCCACGATCGGCGCCCTGGGCGGGCTCGGAGGACTGGGCTCGCTAGGCGGGCTCGGCGGCCTTGGGGCAACCGGCACCCAGGCCGGCCAGGCTTCCCAAGGGCTCGGAGCCCTCGGCGCCCTCGGTGGCCTCGGCGCCTTGGGAGGCTTTGGCACCGTACCGCGCCAGGACGTAGGCACCACGATTCGCATAACCCCGCACGTCAACGACAGCAACGAGATCCGCTTGGAGATTCAAGAAGAAATCTCGGAGGCGGGCGCGCCGAGCAATACCGGTAACCTGGGCGTGGTTTCGATCAGCAAGACGCAGGCAAAAACCGAGGTCGTCGTGCGCGACCAGCAAACGGTGGTGATCGGCGGCCTGATGCGCGACACGGTGCGTCGATCCGAAAGCAAGGTGCCGATCCTGGGTGATATCCCGCTGATCGGCGCGCTCTTCCGCTCGACTGACCGTACGACGGAAAAGCGCAATCTGTTGCTTTTTCTGACGCCCTACATCATTCGTGCGCCCACGGACCTGCGCAGCATCTACGAGCGCAAGATGCGCGAACGTCAGGAGTTCGTGGATCGCTTCTTCGTATTCAGCGACCACGACTACGAGCCCCCTGTGGACTATTCCAGAACGCGCGGCCTGATCGGCGAAATGCTGCTTTCGATACGAGCCAGCGACGAGAAGCGCGAGCTGCTCAAGGATATGGAATCGAAACCTCCCGCCGAGCACAAGCCCAGGCCCGCGTTGGGAGAAGCCACCGGCGGCAGCAGCGGCGACGTCGTGATCGTGGGCGGCCCCGAACCGCCCGGCGCGAAAACTGTCGCCCCGGCTGCAATCGGGCCCGCGGCGCCTGCCCCGCGGCGACCAACGGACGACGAAGAAGACTGAGAGCATGCAGACGCACTATGTCGGGGAGATTCTGGTCAGGCGGGGAGCCCTGAGCCCGGAGCGCCTGCAAGAGGCGATTCAGCTCGCCGCCGAGAAGGGCGCTCGACTGCAGGACGTGCTCGTGGCTACGCAGAGCGTGGAGGAAGAGGCGATGCTCAGGGCACTCGCTGCCGAGGTCGGCATGCAGGTCGCCACCAAGATCCAGCCTGACGAGATCCCTGCCGAGCTCGTCGATGCGGTTCCCATCAACTTCGCGCGCCAGCACCGGGTGCTGCCCATCGGCGAACGCGACGGCCGTGTGCTGGTGGCTATCGCGGATGTGCTCGATCTAGCGCCTATCGACGACTTGCGCGCACTGTTGGGTAAACCGATCGAGCCCCTCGCAGCCGCGGGTGACCTGATCGACGATGCGATCAACCGCGTCTACGAGCGCAAGGACGAGAACGCGCTGGCGGAAAAGCAGGAGGCGGACACCGTCGACGAGCTGCAGGATCTGATCGACATGACCGATGAAGCACCGGTCATTCGCTGGGTGAACAACCTCTTCTATCAGGCGGTTCGCGATCGTGCCTCGGACATACACATCGAGCCCTCCGAAAGGGAGGTCGTGGTGCGCTACCGCA
It encodes:
- a CDS encoding sigma-54 dependent transcriptional regulator; its protein translation is MPVTVPKSAGSGAPTRAGHGATVLIVDDEEPNRASLQKIFARDGFRTLLAEDGRRALELCRQHVVHVVLTDLLLPGMSGIDIIKALATVAPDTEVVVMTAYGTIETAVEAMRLGAYDFVEKPLKRMEIVKTVRKAAERRALVAENKNLRRELSALKSRHIVGSSAALRKALEIAEQAAPSLATVLVLGESGTGKELLARHIHEHGGRPGPFVGVNLAALPESIVESELFGHERGAFTGAVARREGRIAQAHGGTLFLDEIGELSAKVQVKLLRVLQEGEYEPLGGSTRKSDFRLIAATNRNLSGEVRAGRFREDLYYRLNVIAVTCPSLVERRDDIPLLVDHFLERYCRKNQRAPMSVAREALDLLAAHSWPGNVRELENVIERAVVLCKSSSIGPEDLPDPIANSERRGRDLVFSIGTPLGEIERHVIRATLDHTRGDKRLAAQLLGIATRTIYRRLEAEREERVLEPD
- a CDS encoding amidohydrolase family protein; translated protein: MNPRETARHGAAILALVLGLHASALGQSPATRAIVGATVHTGVGQPLPGASVLIRGERILGVGDDLALPPDVERIDGRGKVLTAGFIATQNPLGLVEVSLEPATNDQAAGEEGDPIRAAFSAEDGFNPRSTLIPVARRGGLTDALATPHAGLVGGTSAWVHLDGSLRPAGSVRSHVALHVRIDHATAQKSGGGRPSAWMRLREAFDDARLYQRQRAAYERRGLRAMRTSRLDLIRLGDALQARLPVVIQVSRASDILRALELAKDYRLRLVLAGAEEAWRVADRIADAKVPVIVVPLSNLPSSFAALGSRFDNAAVLQRAGVRVIITTRGAHGLHNLRQEAGNAIAHGLDRQAALRALTVEPAEAFGLAHEIGSVRPGALANLVLWSGDPFELGTRAERMWIRGKQVSLRSRQSELLDRYRRLPR
- a CDS encoding amidohydrolase: MSKPGLELRAVCGALVLSAAACGKPSQPEPDPPLPKLPWSFERGPQPEVDSPLTAIVGGKVMTAAGSVIEDGIVVLHQGRVRAVGPPGEITLAPEARRIDASGRFVTPGLIDVHSHMGVYPVPAAEAHRDGNEATAPVTAHVDAADSFWPQDPALRRALAAGVTTIQVLPGSANLIGGRGAIMKLRPGRSADAMRFPGAPVTLKMACGENPKRVYGKGKKAAPATRMGNVAGYRTAYQKAREYGRSWSDWQQRQRLWAIKRAKFERAKKKGEKGGEQDRGRKGTKPPQDPGPEPAPPPRDFGLETLLGVIEGHVHVQMHCYRADEMLRMIELAERFGFRIRAFHHAVEAYKIRDVLREKDVGTATWADWWGFKLEAFDTIVENLALLTETGARGVLHSDSPMLVQRLNQEAAKARHAGLAAGIDVSEDQALRWITSNAAWALGIDDRTGSLEVGKMADLVVWSGSPFSVYARADLVFVDGELLFDRAKQVEPQASDFELGLGVRSE
- the gspD gene encoding type II secretion system secretin GspD, whose amino-acid sequence is MGNPVRLCQLASLLCIAALMAGLGPAGVEAQPQLPKPPSVRRPTTRVSPPASGSAAAQATRPEAPKAFGTGLDYKPTPPRARVTFNLEDADLTDLVRLVSQITGRRFILSSKLRQIKASVYAPTKVSAAEVYQAFLSILELNGMNVAPAGRYLKIVDSKGIEQRPIALYREGSTVPVGDRFVTHLRRPKHISADDVLQLLDRFKSATGNVTVYAPTNLLILTDTGSNVRRMLALLDAIDLPRTGEQIWVEPVHHADASELATRLQEIFPPADSKAAPTGRTPQTRTPQRGRVSRRPGQTATSIGSQKGEARVIKILADERTNSLIVVATEAAYLRVLEMLRHLDVPLKGEGRIHVHYLQHSDSEEIASTLSQLVGGGRAQRSTRRGRSPQPPGASQGGVFEGNIAITAHKESNALVISASLHDYAALQSVIKRLDIKRRQVFIEAVIMELNVQRSRELGLKFHGGLPNLTGEGSLAALSVNGLATVADAAKAEVLSGLAVGVQGKPIDEANQLLGISLPGFGVALTAMASSGDANILATPYLIATDNVEAEISIGQNVPLQTSTIGALGGLGGLGSLGGLGGLGATGTQAGQASQGLGALGALGGLGALGGFGTVPRQDVGTTIRITPHVNDSNEIRLEIQEEISEAGAPSNTGNLGVVSISKTQAKTEVVVRDQQTVVIGGLMRDTVRRSESKVPILGDIPLIGALFRSTDRTTEKRNLLLFLTPYIIRAPTDLRSIYERKMRERQEFVDRFFVFSDHDYEPPVDYSRTRGLIGEMLLSIRASDEKRELLKDMESKPPAEHKPRPALGEATGGSSGDVVIVGGPEPPGAKTVAPAAIGPAAPAPRRPTDDEED